The following coding sequences lie in one Cucurbita pepo subsp. pepo cultivar mu-cu-16 chromosome LG13, ASM280686v2, whole genome shotgun sequence genomic window:
- the LOC111809457 gene encoding glutamate decarboxylase-like, with amino-acid sequence MASSNPCSKSPESVHSSPFASRYVQNPTPKFVMPENSMSKEAAAQIINDELMLDGNPRLNLASFVTTWMEPECDKLIMDSINKNYVNMDEYPVTTEIQNRCINMIAHLFNAPLGDSDVAVGAGTVGSSEAIMLAGLAFKRKWQSKRKAEGKAFDKPNLVTGANFHVCWEKFCRYFEVELREVKVREGYYVMDPFEAVEMVDENTICVASIFGSTYNGEFEDVKALNDLLMKKNKESGWDTPIHVDAASGGFIAPFLYPELEWDFRLPLVKSINVSGHKYGLVYAGIGWVIWRTTQDLPQQLIFHIDYLGADQSTFTLNFSKGSSQVIAQYYQLIRLGFEGYRKVMQNCRDNAMALKEGLQNTGQFTIVSKDIGVPVVAFSLKDRSTHDEFKVSEMLRRFGWIVPAYRMPKGAKHVSVLRVVVREDFSRALAERLLVDIIKVLAELDTLPPKSAAKAIALAKDEDAANDSAVKKTAEETEMEIVNAWIDMITKATKITCC; translated from the exons ATGGCGTCGTCTAACCCTTGTTCAAAATCCCCTGAGTCAGTACATTCCTCACCATTTGCTTCTCGCTATGTTCAAAACCCAACCCCAAAATTTGTAATGCCTGAAAACTCCATGTCCAAGGAGGCAGCAGCTCAGATCATCAACGACGAGCTCATGCTAGATGGCAACCCACGTCTCAATTTGGCATCCTTCGTCACCACATGGATGGAGCCCGAATGCGACAAGCTAATCATGGACTCGATCAATAAAAACTACGTCAATATGGACGAGTACCCTGTTACCACCGAGATTCAAAATCGGTGTATCAACATGATTGCCCATTTATTCAACGCACCATTGGGAGATTCCGATGTAGCGGTGGGAGCTGGGACGGTGGGGTCGTCAGAAGCCATCATGTTGGCAGGGCTTGCCTTCAAGAGGAAGTGGCAGAGTAAGCGGAAGGCGGAAGGGAAGGCTTTTGATAAGCCTAATCTTGTGACGGGTGCTAATTTTCATGTTTGTTGGGAGAAATTTTGTAGGTATTTTGAAGTGGAGTTAAGGGAAGTTAAAGTTAGAGAAGGGTATTATGTTATGGACCCTTTTGAGGCTGTTGAGATGGTGGATGAGAACACTATTTGTGTTGCTTCAATTTTTGGTTCCACTTATAATGGGGAATTTGAAGATGTGAAGGCGTTGAATGATttgttgatgaagaagaataagGAAAGTGGATGGGATACGCCTATTCATGTGGATgcggctagtggtgggttcATAGCGCCGTTTTTGTATCCAGAGCTGGAATGGGACTTCCGGCTTCCTTTGGTGAAGAGTATCAATGTGAGTGGGCATAAGTATGGGCTTGTGTATGCTGGGATTGGGTGGGTCATTTGGAGAACTACACAAGACTTGCCTCAACAACTCATTTTTCATATTGATTATCTTGGAGCTGATCAGTCTACCTTCACTCTCAACTTCTCCAAAG GGTCAAGCCAGGTGATTGCTCAGTATTATCAATTAATCCGTCTCGGTTTTGAG GGATACCGCAAGGTGATGCAAAACTGTCGCGACAACGCCATGGCATTGAAGGAAGGACTACAAAACACGGGGCAATTCACGATAGTGTCGAAGGACATCGGCGTGCCAGTGGTGGCATTTTCCCTCAAAGATCGAAGTACCCACGACGAGTTCAAGGTGTCGGAGATGTTGCGGCGGTTCGGGTGGATTGTGCCGGCTTATCGAATGCCTAAGGGAGCCAAGCATGTATCCGTTCTTCGTGTTGTGGTTAGAGAAGATTTCTCTCGCGCCCTTGCAGAGCGGCTTTTGGTTGATATCATTAAGGTGTTGGCGGAGCTTGATACTCTTCCACCCAAAAGTGCTGCGAAAGCCATCGCCTTGGCGAAGGACGAGGATGCAGCGAATGATAGCGCAGTGAAGAAGACGGCAGAGGAGACAGAAATGGAAATTGTGAATGCTTGGATCGACATGATAACAAAGGCTACCAAAATCACTTGttgctga